The DNA region TTCTTAAACTTGAAGTCGAAATCTTCCCTGAAACACTCGCAAAAATAAACACACTTTTAGCTCCTAAACGCTAAAATAAGGCTTTAACCTTTATACAAGGATTTGCTGTGCAACATAAAATACACCAAGCACAAATCTTGATGGACGCATTGCCGTACATTAAACTTTTTAATAAAAAAACCATCGTCATTAAATACGGTGGCGCCGCACAAATCAACCCCGAACTCAAAGAGCAGTTTGCAAAAGATATTGTCCTACTTTATCTTGTGGGAATCAAGCCTATCATTATCCATGGCGGCGGTAAAAAAATCAATGCCCTACTCGATAAACTTGAAGTCAAAAGTAGCTTTGTGGATGGACTTCGTGTGACAGATGACCAAGTGATGGAAGTGGTCGAAATGGTGCTCAGTGGAAGTATCAATAAAGAAATCACGACCCTACTTAATCATCATGGCGCCAAAGCCATTGGCATTACGGGCAAAGATGCCAATTTTATCCATGCGCGCCCCATGGACGATGGTAAATACGGACTTGTAGGCGATATTACAAAGATCGACAAGAAAGTGCTCAAGCATCTTATGCGTGAAAAATTCATCCCTGTCATCGCCCCCATTGCAGCGGGTGATGATATCAATCATCCCGGTTATAACATTAACGCAGATTTAGCCGCCAGTAAAATTGCTGTGGCAATGCAAGCCAAAAAAATCATCTTCCTCACAGACACCCCCGGTGTTTTAGATAAAGAGGGAAATCTCATCTCCAGCCTTGATAAAACCAAAATCAAAGCCCTTAAAAAAGATGGTACGATCAGTGGCGGAATGATCCCAAAACTAGACGCGTGTTTAGAAACTGTGCGTGGAGGGGTTGAATGCGCACACATCATTGATGGAAGAGTTCAACACTCCATTTTATTAGAGCTCTTTACCAAAGATGGTATTGGCACGATTATTAAAGAATAAAATTAAATTCTGTCAACATTGTTGGCAAGTTTCAGTGCCGAGAGGCTAACGTAGCTAAAAGAGCGTTGCTTTTTTAGTGTATAGAAATTAGTAAGGATGAGTATGTTTATTGAAACCCGTGGAAATGATGGTATTAAACCAAACAAAGTTCCCTTTTCATTTGCTATTTTAAACCCAAGTGCAAGCTTTGGCGGACTTTATGTGCCAGAGAACCTCCCTAAAATTGACACAGACTTTTTAGAGAAGGCTTCAAAAAAAAGCTATAAAGAGATCACGCTTGATATTTTAAGACTCTTTAAAATTGACATTGAAGAAGAGGTCATGCAAAAAGCTGTTGCATTGTATGATGCCTTTGATGATGCTAGCGAGCCTACACCACTGGTTCAAATTGAAGATGACTTGTTTGTCAATGAACTTTACCATGGTCCAACACGTGCCTTTAAAGATATGGCATTGCAACCTTTTGGCTACATTCTTTCGCACCTTGCGCAAAAGTTAAACGAGCAGTATCTCATTCTTGCAGCAACCAGCGGCGATACGGGACCTGCCACATTAGATACGTTTGCCAATAAACCAAATATTAAGGTCGTATGTCTCTATCCTGATGGTGGAACAAGTGATGTCCAACGCCTTCAAATGACCACACAAAAGAGCCCAAATCTCAAAATCATTGGTATTCATGGCAATTTTGACGATGCCCAAAATGCGCTCAAACGCTTGCTCGCATCGTCTAGCTTTAAAGAAGCATTGAGTACCAAAAATATTAAACTCAGCGCTGCTAACTCGGTCAATTTTGGACGTATTATTTTCCAAATCATTTACCATATCTACGCTTATGTCGCCTTGCTCAAACAAAAGAAAGTAGAACTTGGAAAGCCCTTTTATACGATCATTCCTAGTGGAAACTTTGGTAATGCCTTAGGTGCGTATTATGCGAAAAAAATGGGACTGCCGATTGAGAAAATTTTAATTGCTTCCAACATTAACAACATTCTTACCGACCTTATCACCACAGGTGTTTATGATCTTCGAAATCGAAGCCTCCTTCAAACAACTTCCCCTGCAATGGACATTTTGATCTCATCCAACGTAGAGCGTGTTTTGTTTGATAAATTTGGAGCCATTCGTACCAAAGAGCTTATGGAAGACCTTAAAGAAAACAAACTCTATATATTAAGCAAAGAAGAGTTAGCAAGCTTGCAATCAGATTTTGAAGCCGTTTACTCCGATGATACCTTTGGCAAAGATCAAATCAAACATTATGCCAACCAAGGCTACATCATGGATCCTCACACAGCAACGTGTCTTAAAGCCTATCAAGAACTCAAAGCCAAACCCCTTCCATGTGTCCTTTGCTCCACAGCTGAATGGACTAAATTTGCTCCAACGATGCTGAATGCTATTAACCAAAACAGCGTAAAATACAACGATAAAGAGGCACTTGAGGGCATCAGCAATGCTTTACATGTAAAGATTCCAAATTGCATCAGCACTCTCTTTAATGAGCCCGTCATTCACGATAAAGTCGTTGCAAAAGAAGGCATTGAGGCAGAAATTTTTAATTTTTTAAATCATAAGGCAAGTAAATGATCATCATCCCTGCTCGCCTTGCTTCCACACGTTTTCCAGGTAAAATATTAGCCAATATCCATGGGCTTCCGATGGTCATTGCAACCGCAAAACGTGTACAAAATCTTGATGATGTTGCCATCGCCGCAGATACGGAAGAAGTCGTTCAACTCGCTTCTGATTATGGGTTTAAAGCCATCCTCACCTCACAAGATCACCAAAGCGGAACAGATCGTATTAATGAAGCAGCTTCTAAACTCAATCTTTCAGAGAATGAAATTATTGTCAACGTACAAGCCGATGAGCCATTTATTGAAGAAGCTGTTGTCAAAAGTGTCATTGAGCGAGCGAAAAATACCGACGCGATGATTACTAGCGCGTGTAAGAAGATTGATCTTAACCATGTAAAAGATCCAAACCTCGTTAAAGTCATTTTAGATATTAACAAAAATGCTATTTATTTTTCCAGAAGTGTGATTCCCTATGACCGTGAAGGTGGATTTGAGGGCTATTTTGGGCATATTGGTCTTTATGCGTTTCGTAAAAAAGCACTTCAAACCTTTTGTACCCTACCCTATGCACCTCTTGAACATATTGAAAAACTAGAACAGTTGCGTGCTATTTACCATGGTTACACAATTGCAATGGTGGAAGTGGAAAGTCAAAGTTTCGGAATTGATACGCAAGAAGATTTAGAGCGAGCACTACACTTTTTTCAATAAACAATAAAGAGAGCTATGAATCTCTCTTTATTGTTTAAACGGCTACTTGCTCGAAAGTATCTTTTTCGTGGTCGAAAAGATACGCTTCCATTGGGTTTTCACCCACTTGAAAAATAATCCTACATGACTCAAAACCCGATTTTTTAAGCCCTTTTTCAACCACTTCTAAGATAAAGGCACGTGTACTAAACATATGGGTAGTTGTGTTGCCTTCATAGGCAAATACTTCGTTAGGAATAGGTGTAAAGCCCTCTTTATTGAGATGTTTTTCAAAAACAGTTTTTTCATTTAAGCCTTCGACTTCGACAATCAAAATAACGTTCATTTAAATTCCTATTTTTTCAAGATGCGCTAAAAATTCATCAGCATTTTTAAACCCAACCAGACGAAACTCTGCACTCTCTTTACCCTCTTTAAAAAACAAAATGGCAGGAGGACCGTAAATCGTAAAAGCTTTTTGCAAAGCTTTATCTTCTTCACTATTTTTTGTCACATCCACCTTTAAAAGCGTGAATTTTTCAAGTTTTTCTTTTACACTAGCGTCACTAAAGGTAAACTTTTCGAATTCAACACAATTCACACACCAATCAGCATAAAAATCTACCATCACTGGTTTTGGGCTATTTTTAATGGCATTTTCAAGCTCATTTAGATTTTTAACCTTCGTAAAAGAGGAAGAAGATAATGATGAAGGCACAGTCAAACTCTCTTTAGCTATAAATTTTTCAAAAGGTGCTAAAGGATTGCTTGCCCCACTTAAAAAGCCAATGAAAAGGGCTACACCATATACAAGTATTATAAAGAGAAGGCTTTTAAATATTTTTTGCCACCCTTTTGTATGCTCGTTTAAAGGTTCAAGTGCACCAAAGTAAATCGTAGCGCTAATAATCAATACTGCCCACAGAGCCATACTAACAAAGCTTGGGATAATGCGCGAAAGCATCCAGATAGCAACACCTAACAGCATCACACCAAAGAAGACACTCACATTTCGCATCCACATGCCAGGACGTGGCATATATTTACCCGCCGTTGTACCCAACAGAAGCAGAGGAATTCCCATGCCAAGACTCATGACAAATAAAGCACTTCCACCAAGCAAGGCATCACCACTTTGCGAGATGTATATGAGAGCACCAGCAAGAGGTGCTGCCACACAAGGCCCTACAATGAGTGCGGATAAAAAACCCATAACCGCAATGCCAATAATTCCTTTAGCTTGCGCCTTTCCAGTTTTTTGACTTACTCTATTTTGAATAAAATTTGGCATCTTAATCTCATAAAAACCAAACATTGAAAGCGCCAAGATAACAAAAACTGCACTAAAAGCACCAATCACCCAAGGGTTCTGCATTGAAACTTGTATGTTCGCACCAAAAAGTGCTGCAAGGACACCCGCAATCGTGTAAGCCAAAGACATGGCTAAGACATACACTAAAGAGAGTAAAAAACCCTTTTTAGCGTTCATTGACATACTAGGCTGTGAGACAATAATGGAAGAGAGTATAGGCACCATCGGAAAGACACAGGGTGTTAATGAAAGTAAGAGTCCAAAACCAAAAAAGCTGAGTAAGACAAAAATGATATTGTTATTCATAAAACTTTGTGCAATTTCATCTTGTTCTGAGAGAACCGTCTTATTTTGTGCGACAATAAGAGAGGAACCCATAAGATTAAATGTAAATTCTTTGGTAAGGGGTTGATAGCAAATACCAAGTTCTGAACAACCTTGATAGGAAAGTTTGAGCGTAAAATTGCCTTTTTTGACCTGATCTTCCAATAAGCTTTGTGGGACAAAAAGCTCAAAAGACTTTCGTTGCGTTACATAGTCGTGAAAGTTCTCTGATTTAGGTCGTTCAATCCATCCGGTTATATCAACCACTTTAGGTTGAGTAAGTTCTAATTTGATCTTATCATCGTACATATAAATTTTATCGCCTAAAGCAATACTGATAATAGCACCATGAAGAGTGTGTGTTGCAGTGACTTTAAAAGCTTCTTCTGGCGTTAAAACCTTTGGCTTTTCGACACCAAAAAGAGAGACCATTAACAAAAAGAACAAAGCAGAATACCGTAAAATATGTTGCACAAAAGCACCTTTTCTAAAATAATTGTTTATTGTATCAAAGAACTCTAAATGTTTTTTAAATTACAACGATTTTAAGAGTATTATAAAGCATTACATGTAAAAGCAGGAGCAGAATATGGGTAAAAAGAAAAAAGAAAAAATAGTCCTCCAAAATGAAGAACTGATCATGGATAAAGAACCCATAAAAGAGAAAGATGACAAAGTCCAAATTTGGGTTAAAAAAAGCGAACTCAAATACGAAAAAGATTTAAAGAGACTTCAAATTGAACTGCTCAAATTCCAAAATCACGTCAAAGATAAAGGGCTCAAAGTGCTTATTATTATTGAAGGGCGTGATGCTGCGGGGAAAGGTGGAACGATTAAACGTATTACAGAGCACTTAAACCCTAGAGGAGCTAGAATTGTCGCACTCTCTAAGCCTTCCGATACTGAACGCTCACAATGGTATTTCCAGCGTTATACAGAGCACCTACCTTCTGCTGGAGAAATCGTACTGTTTGATAGATCATGGTATAACAGGGCTGGTGTTGAGCCTGTCATGGGATTTTGTACCCAAGAAGAGCATAAAGAATTTTTGCGTGAAGTTCCCAAATTTGAAACCATGATCGCAAATGCAGGCATCATCTTTTTCAAATTCTATTTTTCAGTGGGTAAAGAAGAGCAAGCCAAACGTTTTAAAGAGCGCAAAACAGACCCTCTCAAACAGTTTAAACTCTCTCCCGTAGATGAGAAATCACAAGAACTATGGGATCAATATACGGTTGCAAAATACTCCATGCTTTTAGCTTCTAACAATCCTAAATGCCCATGGACCATTATTCTCTCTGACGATAAGAAAAAAGCGAGGATTAACACCATTCGACATATCTTGCAAAATGTTGATTACCCCGATAAAATCAAGAAAAAACACTTAGCAACCGACAACTCTATTGTACGTTCAGGTAAGCAAGAGATAGAGATTATGGAAAAAAGCTTACCAAGCGAAAACTTGTCTCACTTGAATGGATAAGCTTTACATGTAAAAAGGTTTGAGCTAGCGTAAGTGTTTGATGAGGAGTTTAATATAGTCTATATCAAGCTTATTTTTAGACTCTTCTTGAATTAAGGATAAAGCATTGTAGGTACTGTAAGCACCTCTGTAAGGTTTTAGTGTAATCAAGGCATCAAATATATCGCAAATAGCAATAATTTTTTCAAATGAACTGATACGAGAACTATCAATTCCACGAGGATAACCACTTCCATCTAACCTCTCATGATGCTCTTTGATTGCATTAATGACAATTCTATCTTTTAAGCCACTGCGTTTGACTAATGTGACACTCGCGTCAACATGTGTCTGAATTTTTTTAATTTCACTCTCACTCAAAAAATCAGGCTTATTCAACAATTCATCATCTATCTCATATTTACCAATGTCGTGTAAAATTGCACCTAATACTAATTTTTTCTGATCCGTCATATCAATGCCAATTTGGCTTCCAAGAATCGAAGCAAAAAAAGCAACTTTAATGCAATGCGCGGATAAGGAATCTTTTTCATCTAAAAAGTCATTGAATTTTGAGAGTGTCACACGTTCTTGATTGACGACAAACACCAACTCTTCTGCTAAAATATCAATTGCTTCTATCGGGAGATATTTTTCTTCTTTATCCTTGATCCAGGCATCAAAAAGAGATTTAGAATGTGTATATATCAGTTTTAATTTTTCAGTGATAGCTTGAGTTTTTAATACAATCTTATGAATATCAATACAATTTTTGACAGCTTCATCAAAACTATACAGCGTATCTTCTTCGGATACATTCCCTATTTTATGAATAGTTTCATCATGATATACCTTGTACTTTGGATAACTCTTATTTTCTACATAAATTTGCAAATCGGGGTTACTTAGCTTTTGATATATCTCTTCGTTTAAAAAAGTCCCACTTTCGATTAAAATGACAAAGCCATTGAATCGTTGAATGTAGCAATCAAAAGCCAAGACCGTTCCACGTCTAAAAGCCCTATTATCTATCGGAGTAAATCCATGATTTAAAAATATTTTAACTACTTTGCTCATAACACGATACCTTAACCATTCACTCTTCAGCGCATTTCTATTTTTTGATGGCAGCTATTATATCATGCAAAAATGAAATAAATAGGATTATTTGTTTTGTTGAAAATAATGAAAGGGAAAGAACTTCTCCTAGCCGCATTTACTTACGTATAAATACGGCTAAGATAGTAAAAAAAGAGGTTATTATTCTACTTCAGCGTCGATGACATCGTCATCTTTTTTAGCTTTTGGTTTTTCACCGCCAGCGGCACCCGCTTCACCTTGATCTTTTTTGTACATTGCTTCCGCAAGTTTATGGCTCGCTTCGCTTAGAGATTTGACTTTTGCATCGATTTGCTCTTTTGTTGCACTCTCGTTTGCAAGAACTTCTTTAAGTGCTTTAAGCTCTGCTTCGATTTTTGTTTTCTCCTCAGCACTGATGGCATCGCCCATTTCGCCTAACGATTTTTCTGTTTGGTGAGCAAGTGCATCGGCTTGATTTCTAGCATCAACCGCTTCTTTACGTTTTTTGTCTTCTTCTTTGTGAAGTTCAGCATCTTTAACCATTTTCTCGATTTCAGCGTCATCCAATCCTGAACTACCAGAGATTTTGATCTCTTGTGCTTTTCCTGTTGCTTTATCTTTAGCAGAAACCGTCAAAATACCATTTGCATCGATGTCAAACGCAACTTCGATTTGTGGTACACCACGAGGGGCTGGTGGAATGCTTTCAAGATTGAACTGACCGAGTGACTTGTTATCTCTTGCAAACTCACGCTCACCTTGAAGCGCATGAATGGTAACCGCAGGTTGGTTATCTTCCGCAGTTGAGAACACTTGAGATTTTTTAACAGGAATCGTTGTACCTTTTTCAATGAGTTTCGTCATGACACCACCCAAAGTCTCAATACCAAGGCTTAGAGGCGTAACATCTAAAAGAAGAATATCTTTGACATCACCCTTAATAACGGCACCTTGAATTGCTGCACCAATGGCGACAACTTCATCAGGGTTCACAGATTTATTAAGATCTTTTTCAAAGAATTCTTTGACTTTTTGTTGAACCAAAGGAACACGCGTTGAACCACCGACCATAACGATCTCTTTAATTTCAGCTTTTTTTAAATCAGAGTCATTAACAACTTCTTTGATTTTTTTAATCGTAAGTGCAACTAAATCTTCAATCATAGATTCAAATTTAGCACGAGTCAATTTTTTAACCAAGTGTTTAGGACCGGTTGCATCCGCTGTGATAAATGGTAAGTTAACTTCTGTCTCATTGGAAGATGAAAGCTCTTTTTTCGCATTTTCAGCTGCTTCTTTAAGACGTTGAAGTGCCATAACATCTGATTTAAGATCAATACCATTGTCGTTTTTAAATTCAGAAACCAACCAGTCAATCAATCTATTATCAAAGTCATCACCACCTAAGAAGGCGTCACCACCAGTTGCTAAAACTTCAACAACATTATCACCTGTTTCAAGTACCGTAACGTCAAATGTTCCACCACCCAAGTCATAAACAACAATTTTCTCAGCTTCTTTTTTATCCAATCCGTAAGACAAAGCCGCTGCTGTTGGCTCGTTGATAATACGAAGAACGTTCAAGCCTGCAATCGTACCTGCTTCTTTGGTTGCTTTTCTTTGGCTATCATTAAAGTACGCAGGAACAGTGATGACCGCGTCTGTTACTTCTTCACCAAGATACGCCTCAGCATCTTCTTTAAGTTTCATCAACACTTTTGCGCTGATCTCTTGTGGCGTGTACACTTTACCATCGATTTCAATCGCACATGCGCCGTTTCTATCAACAATAGCATACGGAAGACGTTTTTTAGCTTCAATCGTTTTCTCTTCATTACTCATAAGACCCATAATTCTTTTAATAGAATAAATGGTTCTCTTTGGATTGGTGACTGCTTGACGTTTTGCTGTATCACCAACTAAAACCTCTTCTTTATCGGTAAATGCAACAACAGATGGGGTTGTGTTTTTACCCTCTTTATTAGGAATAACTTTACTCTCACCGCGCTCATAGACAGAGACACATGAGTTTGTGGTTCCTAGATCAATACCAATTACTTTTCCCATTTTTTATCCTTTGATTTTTATTTTTACTATTTTTTAAATGCGAACAGAGTCCATCTTCAATTCATTACACTAAAGCACAACCTAACGGTCGTATTTTAATTTTATTTGACGATACTCACCATTGCTGGTCTTAAAATACGATCTTTAATCTTGTAACCCTTTTGGAAAACCTGTAAAATCTCGCCACTATTTTTCTCCGCGCTTTCTAATTGCATAACGGCTTCATGGAAATTTGGATCAAATGTTCCATCAATCGCAACCAATTCAACACCGTGTTTTTCAAACGCTTTGCGAAATTGATCAATCGTAAGGCCTAAACCCTCTTTAACTTTTTCTAAAAGCTCACCACTCTCAATCTCTGTGTTACTTCCTGCCAAAATTGCCATTTCTAAAGAGTCAATGACAGGTAAAAGGTCCCGTGCAAACACCTCGTGTGCATACGAAATGGCTTGCATTTTCTCTTTTTCCAAACGTCGTTTCATATTGTCGAAATCAGCATTTGCTCGTAAATATCTATCTTCAAGTTCGGCAACTTTAGATTGGAGTTCTTCGAGTTCACTTTTTTGCTCACATTCGCATTCGTCGTCTTCTTGAGGCTCTGAACACTCAGGAACGATCTCAGCAGAAACATCAGAGACACCCTGTTCCTCTTTTAATTTTTCATCCACGTTTTACTCCTTCACTTGATTAAAGAACTCTTCGAAATCACTCTCAATGCGACCAAAGCAGAAAAAATCTACTGTTGTATCTTCATCTTTGAGTTGTGCTTTTTGTTTGATTGCCATGCATCCTTGAGGAACAAAGCCATCAAAGTAGAGTCCATCGGTAATAGATTCTACAAAATGAAGCGTTTGAAACCGTTGGATAAACGCCTCATTTTGGAGTTCTTGTGCAATAGAGTACATTTCTTTCTCCCCTTCTCTCAAAATGGGTGCTTGGGAAAAAATAGCTGAGAGTTTTTCATGCAACTCATACAATCCTACTTGTGCTGAGATATCTTTGAGTTCGCGCATTTGACAGCCAACGAGTCGTTGTAAAAACTGCTCCACTTTAGCGTTAAACTTTAAAACAACCTCATGTTCATCAAAGACTAAAATCAAAAAACGATTCTGCACCGTTACTAACTCCTTAAAAGGAGAATTGGCAGTTTTTTCAACAATACAAAAAAGATTGTGTTCGTGAGATGAGCGTTTAATTTTATCAATATTTTTAATTTCTAAAGGATGCGTTGGATCCAATTTTTCTTGCCAATATCCCATTAAAGCACGATGTGTTGGCACGCGGCCACCGCTTACATGTAATTGCTCAAGTGAACCCACATCAGAGAGCTTTTTAAAATAAATACGTATGGTTGAAGGAGAGATACCTAATGTCATCTTCATCTGTAATTCTAAAGATCCAATAGGCATTCTTGATTTAAGATAAGTTTGAATAATAGCATCTAAAATCAACTCTTGCTTCGAAAGTTTTTTCATTTTTAGCACTCTTAATGTTTAATTGCTGAAGAAATTATACAACATTGAGTGTATTGATGTCAAGTAGTAACTAAAAAGAGCATGGGTATAGGGTTTACATGTAAGGGCAAAGCCCTCTAAAAGGGAATAGTGATTTAATATGGAAAAGTTTAAAAGAAGTAGAAATTAGCGAATGGGATGTTTAAGACGTTTTTTATTGCGCATTAAGAGAAGTTTGATGAAATGTTTGATTTCGCCTTTACTCTCTTTGAGCTTGGAGAAAAAAGTTTCTTTTTCAGTAATAGTAGTGAAGATGTCATTTAAAGCTTGTCTTTCATTTTGGGACAACGTACTCACTTTTCATCCTTTAGTTCATGTGCTATGCGTTGAATTAAACGCAAGGCATCGCCCTCTTCCAGTTCACCAAGCATTTTAAAAATAGCTGATGCTGCTTGAGGTTGTGAATTACCAAGTTTCCAGTCTTGGTATGTTCGCATCGATACACCCAATTTATCTGCCATCTCACGCTGAGAAATCTTCTTGCCTAAAAATTTAGACTCAACAGCATTATGAAGGAGATTAAAAATATCGTTTGTTTTCATGTATAGGATTCTAGCTAAGGCTGGTTTAATTATACATAAATACGATTATTTTATAAGTTATTATATCTAAAAAATATCATTTTAGTGTATTTTTACTACATAAATTTGTTAAAAAATACTTTTATTTAAGTTTTTTACTCATTTAATGTTTATTTTTATACAGTTTTACGTATATTATATAGAAAAATATTGAAAGAGTAAAGCATAAGAGTTAATTTAGATACTTAGATGTTAATGTGGTTAAAGCAATTTTACATGTAAAGAGGGGAAAGAAATGAAGGGTAAAAAGAAGAAAAGTAGGATGGAAATTCCATCCTACTGTAAAGCACTGACTATTTTTTATTATCTCTAATAGAAAGCTCTTTAATGATTTTGCTGTATGTTACAAAATCTTTACGTTTAAGATATTGCATCAATCGTTTGCGTTGACCGACGAGTTTAAGAAGTCCTAGTCTTGAAGAGTGATCTTTTTTATTACTCTGAAGATGTTCTGTTAAATCAACAATTCTTTTAGAAAGAAGCGCGATTTGTACCTCTGGAGAACCTGTGTCTCCCTCTTTTCTGCCAAACTGACTAACAATTACTTGTTTTTCCGCCGAACCTAAAGCCATAATGACCTCCTGATTGGTATTTTATTTTTTGCTTTTAAACAAAAGCTTGAAATTGTAGCTAAAAAAATTAAAATTGTCTATGGGCATTCTGCCATCACCTTCTATCTTCAAAAAAGCATCTGAGACAACTTCAAGTCTATCAAGGATTTAGGAGTTATTTTCCTAATTAAAGCTAAATATAACGTTTATTTAGTACAATATTTATCTTATTTAACCAATAAATATGTTCGAGGGAAAACTATGTTATTAACTAAAGCGAGTGAGTATGCACTGCTATCATTGATTATTATTTCTCAAAAGAATAGCCCACAAGATGTTGATACCCTCTCCAATCAACTCGGTATTTCCAAGAGCTTTTTAGCTAAAATCCTTCAAGCGCTTGCAAAAGAAAACATTCTCAGCTCTTTTAAAGGTGCTCATGGTGGTTTTATGCTTGCACAAAAGCCAGAAAACCTCACACTCAAAGTGATCGTCGAATGTGCTGAAAAAAAGCAAACGATGGTTTTTGAATGTTCTCCTTCAACACAAAAATGCCCTGGTGGCAAAGGGACATACTGTCGTGTTTGGCCAATTCTTAATAAGCTACAAACGAAAATTGATCTATTTTTGGATAATATGACACTTAAAGATATTATTGAAATTTAAGGGTGTTGATTGGCTAAAAATCAAAATGCGCTCTTCGCTAGGGTTATTCCTTACTTAGAGCCTCTTGTCAAAGCAAAAGATCTTACTGTTGTTGTTTTTATCGTCTCTATTATGGCGATTATTATTGTTCCTCTTCCAAGTGCCATACTCGATTTTTTCCTAGTTATTTCACTCTCTATTTCCGTTTTGATTATTCTGATTTCGCTTTATATTCCAAGGCCAACCGATCTTTCAACTTTTCCAACACTTATTTTGATCATCACGCTCTTCCGACTTTCTTTGAACATTGCAACCACGAGAATGATTCTTACCAATGGACATTTAGGGCCTGATGCTGTGAGTGAAATTGTCTCTAGTTTTGGGCAGTTCGTTGTCGGTGGTAATTATGTCATCGGTGTTGTTGTCTTTACCATTCTTGTTTTAATTAACTTTATGGTCATTACTAAAGGTTCTACAAGGGTTGCAGAAGTTGCAGCACGTTTTACACTCGATGCGATGCCTGGCAAGCAAATGGCGATTGATGCTGACTTGAATGCTGGCTTGATTGATGAAAAAACGGCACGTAAACGTCGCGAAGATATTATTCAAGAAGCCAATTTTTATGGAGCCATGGACGGTTCGAGTAAGTTTGTTAAAGGTGACGCTGTTGCGGGTATCATCATCACTATTATTAACATTATTGGTGGTTTTTTAATTGGTTCATTCCAACATGGACTTGATCTTGGAACCAGTGCACAAACCTATACCATTCTTACGATTGGTGATGGTTTGGTTTCACAGCTTCCTGCCCTCATTACTTCAACCGCTACAGGTATTTTAATTACGCGTGCCA from Sulfurospirillum diekertiae includes:
- the dnaK gene encoding molecular chaperone DnaK codes for the protein MGKVIGIDLGTTNSCVSVYERGESKVIPNKEGKNTTPSVVAFTDKEEVLVGDTAKRQAVTNPKRTIYSIKRIMGLMSNEEKTIEAKKRLPYAIVDRNGACAIEIDGKVYTPQEISAKVLMKLKEDAEAYLGEEVTDAVITVPAYFNDSQRKATKEAGTIAGLNVLRIINEPTAAALSYGLDKKEAEKIVVYDLGGGTFDVTVLETGDNVVEVLATGGDAFLGGDDFDNRLIDWLVSEFKNDNGIDLKSDVMALQRLKEAAENAKKELSSSNETEVNLPFITADATGPKHLVKKLTRAKFESMIEDLVALTIKKIKEVVNDSDLKKAEIKEIVMVGGSTRVPLVQQKVKEFFEKDLNKSVNPDEVVAIGAAIQGAVIKGDVKDILLLDVTPLSLGIETLGGVMTKLIEKGTTIPVKKSQVFSTAEDNQPAVTIHALQGEREFARDNKSLGQFNLESIPPAPRGVPQIEVAFDIDANGILTVSAKDKATGKAQEIKISGSSGLDDAEIEKMVKDAELHKEEDKKRKEAVDARNQADALAHQTEKSLGEMGDAISAEEKTKIEAELKALKEVLANESATKEQIDAKVKSLSEASHKLAEAMYKKDQGEAGAAGGEKPKAKKDDDVIDAEVE
- the grpE gene encoding nucleotide exchange factor GrpE, which translates into the protein MVPECSEPQEDDECECEQKSELEELQSKVAELEDRYLRANADFDNMKRRLEKEKMQAISYAHEVFARDLLPVIDSLEMAILAGSNTEIESGELLEKVKEGLGLTIDQFRKAFEKHGVELVAIDGTFDPNFHEAVMQLESAEKNSGEILQVFQKGYKIKDRILRPAMVSIVK
- a CDS encoding HrcA family transcriptional regulator, whose translation is MKKLSKQELILDAIIQTYLKSRMPIGSLELQMKMTLGISPSTIRIYFKKLSDVGSLEQLHVSGGRVPTHRALMGYWQEKLDPTHPLEIKNIDKIKRSSHEHNLFCIVEKTANSPFKELVTVQNRFLILVFDEHEVVLKFNAKVEQFLQRLVGCQMRELKDISAQVGLYELHEKLSAIFSQAPILREGEKEMYSIAQELQNEAFIQRFQTLHFVESITDGLYFDGFVPQGCMAIKQKAQLKDEDTTVDFFCFGRIESDFEEFFNQVKE
- a CDS encoding helix-turn-helix domain-containing protein, which gives rise to MKTNDIFNLLHNAVESKFLGKKISQREMADKLGVSMRTYQDWKLGNSQPQAASAIFKMLGELEEGDALRLIQRIAHELKDEK
- the rpsO gene encoding 30S ribosomal protein S15 — translated: MALGSAEKQVIVSQFGRKEGDTGSPEVQIALLSKRIVDLTEHLQSNKKDHSSRLGLLKLVGQRKRLMQYLKRKDFVTYSKIIKELSIRDNKK
- a CDS encoding RrF2 family transcriptional regulator encodes the protein MLLTKASEYALLSLIIISQKNSPQDVDTLSNQLGISKSFLAKILQALAKENILSSFKGAHGGFMLAQKPENLTLKVIVECAEKKQTMVFECSPSTQKCPGGKGTYCRVWPILNKLQTKIDLFLDNMTLKDIIEI